TCCGGTCAAAGCCTACACACCAGCGATAACCGGCTTGTCTAGCCAGTTCCCGAGCTTTCGCCAAATCCCGGCCCACATCTCCGGGTTCGTGGGCATCCGAGCCAAAGGTTATCGGAATGTCGGCCTCGAACAAAGCCTTAAGCAAGCTCGGGCTCGGATACATCTCGTTTACTGGCTTGCGCAATCCAGCGGTATTGATTTCTACCACCACTCCCGAGCGTTTCATCTGCAGCAGGAAAGGCTCCACGTACTCGAGGTCCCGCTTGCGTGCCGGGCGGTGGCCCCATATCTTGATGAGATCCAGGTGTCCGATGACATCGAACAAGCCCGACCTTACAGCTTGCGCTACTAAACGGAAATACCGCTCGTACAGCTCATCGATGTCA
The sequence above is drawn from the Syntrophothermus lipocalidus DSM 12680 genome and encodes:
- a CDS encoding histidinol-phosphatase; translation: MLVDYHVHVLAHGEYEYTEERIRQFLDQARRQGITEIGLAEHEEWGRRIRPEVLEVVRMNASGICVRQGMEIDYNFEREGEIRGIIKKWDLDFVIGSVHFIDGWGFDRPDSRSGFDGADIDELYERYFRLVAQAVRSGLFDVIGHLDLIKIWGHRPARKRDLEYVEPFLLQMKRSGVVVEINTAGLRKPVNEMYPSPSLLKALFEADIPITFGSDAHEPGDVGRDLAKARELARQAGYRWCVGFDRRQRYEVTITD